In Macaca thibetana thibetana isolate TM-01 chromosome 12, ASM2454274v1, whole genome shotgun sequence, the genomic window TTTCTTCAGCTATGAAAGCTACATTAAGAAGATCAATTGGTTCATCTAAAGGAATATGACGGTCAGCAAGGGTTGCAATAACCATGGAATCAATGCCCCCAGAAAACAGGATTGCAACATTTGCTTTCCTATCACACATTTTCGAAACTTCATTTGCTGTCAGGTTTTCACCCCTAGGTAAACACAAGACACGTTTCTTGACTGCTACACTCAAGACATCAATGAACTGCTGAATTACTTCCTTTATGTGTACATCAGTAAGAAAGACCTGAAGTGTCTCTCTTGTAGGTGGCACATTGGAAATATTACTGCAATGAGTCTCCAATGCAGCTTGTGGCAACATCATATTTAAAGGAACAACAGGTTTTTCAAGATACAGTTTGGCTTCATTTGCTACCACGGATACAAATGCTGGTAAGTCTGCTGAAATTTGACTCAGGctattaacattttcttcaataatattCTCCCTAGAAATATATTTCCAAGGATACAGTTGTAAAATAATGCATCTGGAAATGGCAGTAGACTTAAGATCAATTCGGAAAAGTCCAGATGCTGGAACTTCTTGCCACTGATTTGCCAATCCAGATGTTTGGGTGCCAACTGAAGAGAGGCAGAAACTCTTGCCCAAATTACTAAAATGCCAAAGCAAGCTACGGCGACCAAAAAAATCCCTACCAAACCATAAATAATGACTAGATGCTTGATAATATATAAATGACCAGGGACCTTGCACTTCTGAGAAGAGTGACAAAATCTCAGATTCATTCTTACAGGAGGAAagataattaaacaaaatttgaGTATCATTCTCTTCAGCTTCAACCTTTATTCCACTAAAAATTTCTCCATTCCACAGAAACACATTGCCTCTTTCATCTTCCACAGGCTGGGTAGTCAAAACACCCCTCAAGTGTAGGACGTGACCAGAAAATAAACACTGGTAGTTAACATCAGACTTGAACAATTGTTTACTACTATTGGGTCCCCGCTGTTTAAGATTATATAGTAAGCCCTCTTTTAAATCTTGACTGAAATGCTCAGCAGAAAAGTTTACAGAACAACAAATGCCACACATTGTTACGTGAAATTAGGTTGACTATTTCTTGATTTTGGTCTTctctaagttttctatttcttggtaTTCTTTTTTCAGTTCATCCAATATACCTGTTGCAGGGAAggagaataaatattaaataacataaaaattcttGGACTTTTACCTAGCAATTCAGAGGGCAAAACAAGCTGTTTACCAAAATCAaactatataaacacacacactgtGCCAGTGCCAATGATAATTAACAACAGGCTACTAACAAAGAATGTTTATCTTTTACAAAAATAGCTTCTGTTTTGCCGGGTGCTCATTTTGGCCCAAGCACTTGGCTAAGCACTTTTTACACAGCATCTTATTTAGATCCCACAATACCTTGGAGGCTTAAAGTATTTCACCCAAAGTCACAAAGGTAGAAAGTGGTAATTGTTTGTCATACTTAGACCTGTTTGAAACTCTAAAGCACATGTTAATAACTATTGCTAACAcatattatgatatatatatatatttttaaactgttgaCTCATCTTTGGAAGGCTAACTTGAAGAAAACCAAACTGCTGCATTAatcttttgatatatattttaacattcagATGAGTATAATTTAGGCAACCCCCAaaagccacaaaaaagaaaaaacttacttTTGCTCTCAGATAGCATTTCTGTTCGGTCTGCAAGAAAGAATATATTGCTGTTCTGTTGCTGCCTATATACTTTCTGGAAAACATAATTTAGGCTAAAATCAAATTTTGATCTAAAAAGTAGATGTTAAAATCCTTAACCCTATTATCACTAATTCTTGAACTTCAGTAATATATATTTAGTACTATACTTTAGCAAACACAGAtaagcaaaaacacaaataaaagtcatccatTGCCCAACTACCAGAAAGTGCTACTACTGAAATGAAACTATTTTctctccatatacattttaacaaaaaatgttCTTACTGTACCTGCAGATTTATGCTTTTATCAATGAGCAATATATTgagaacactttttcttttttttttttttttttttttgagacggagtctcgctctgtcgcccaggctggagtgcagtggcgcgatctcggctcactgcaagctccgcctcccgggttcacgccattctcctgcctcagcctcccgagtagctgggactacaggcgcccacaaccgcgcccggctaattttttgtatttttagtagagacggggtttcaccagagAACACTTTTTCTTATCAGTAAGTGTTATTTTACAAGAACACAAAAATGGCAAAGCAAGCTACGGCAACCAAATTATACCTACTGCTATACAGGTATAATATATTACAGTTTATTTGCTCGCTTCaaatactaaacatttaaagtgctaccaactctttgctattgtaaatcaACGTTGTGATGAATATCTTTGTAACTAAATCTTCGTGAACTCCCATGATTCTCTCCTAAGTATCAACTACTATaaatggaactgctgggtcaaagTGTTATAGTTTGAGTTGTTGAGATTTGCCCTCAATTTGCCCTCTAGAGAAAGTCTGTATTAATTCtgcctcaacttttttttttttttttttttttttgagatggagtcctgctctgtcgcctaggctggagtgcagtgatgcgctcagttcactgcaacctctgcctcccaggttcaagagattcttgtgcctcggcctcccgagtagctggaagtacaggcaggcacccagctaatttttttatgtgcttCAACTTCTAATATTCCATAAGTGACAACATCAGAAATATCTAACCAGTTATTACataatctttaaaatacttttaagagCTCAAACTCATTTGTTCCtgaatgttaaaatgtaatttgaCACTGAAACTATACACAAAGCAGTAGCTTGCTTATTTATATTAATGGAAATGGCATTAAATAACCATGttacacatttataaaaatctatgtaaaaattttttggagggaggggaagcaatgtatttttttttgttcaatAATTATCCACATtcatttgaaagaaaagtttCTTCTCATCTCAATATAAAGTTTGTTTGTATCAAAAGAAAACACCAAATTCAGGGTATAAAATAAACATCATCAGTGATTACAGCTCCAAGATACCAAAATACAACTAGTATCATTTGTTGCAAATGCAATGTGAATAGCGTATGATAGAAAAAAGACATCTTCAACTATGAGAtctatccatttaaaaaatagacactTGCAATTTAAAAAGATGCTGAAAtactatacattttattaaagtatGATTAAATCTCATATATAATTCTTATAACTTTAATATATAGTTAACATAAATAAACCTCCCACATATTTGTTATTCAGAATTCCTATAATAACTCACCCTATTCTTCTTAAGGTTAGAAAGTTCATCCACCacaattttttgttctttaatctattgaaataaagaaaaactcctTAAGCTAGATGTTTTCAAAGTATGTTCAATGAGAATCCCTTAAGGGgttgttttaaaattagagatgGGATAAGGGGCTATGATGTACTGGTTTTCCAAATGGGCAGTTCATGAATATACAGATTATCTTCAACAGCAGTCTGTGTGGGGGTCCAGTTGGGGAAAAGTTGGAGGAGAAAAAACAGTGATTAGACTTGCAAAATGTTAGGTAACCCATTAAGATTAGACAGGGGATTTGGTGTTCGTAACCAGCAATCATACCAAAGACTACAGTTACTCAACAAGGTTTATAccctttgttaaaaatatatgatatacaccagacccagcacggtggctcatgcctgtaatcccagcacttcgggaggccaaggcaggtggatcacctgaggtcgggagttcgagaccagcctggccaacatggagaaaccccatctccactaaaaatacaaaattagccaagcatagtgtcgcatgcctgtaatcccagctattcaggaggttgaggcaggggaattgcttgaacctgggaggcagaagctgcggtgagccaagattgcgccattgcactctagcctgggcaagaagagcgaaactctatctcaaaaaagaaaaaaatatatatataaaaatatatatatatacacacacacatacatatatgatatacacCAAAAGGAATTCCAGTCTTTCAATTAAGCTGTGATTtagatggggggaaaaaaacagcaaattGAATGAGGGGTGGGTtacttttttcaatattttcatgattttatgtACTAATCAGTGCAGTCAAACACATTCAAATCAAGCAATGCCTTATTTGGGGACAGTAAGACCTATCATGTTccatctttgtatttttccctttttagctCAATGGCTAGCATGGAGCTGGCACTGTtgaactggttttctttttttttcaaacagggtattgatctgttacccaggctggagtgcaatggcgaggtgacagctcactgcagcctcgattttcccaggctcaggtgattctcacaTCTTAGcctccgagtatctgggactaccgGCCTGGGCCACAGTGCTGACCTgggctttatttatttgtaggGGAGGGCTCAACTAAGTGAAAACTAAGtttcttttaaactctttaaCTATTTATTTTGTGAACACGACTAATTACATAGTATCACACGAGCCTCTAAAAGCAGCTTTTATAATATTTGTGCTACCTCACACACCTCAGGGATTTGTATCCACCAGTATGCGTAAGGGGCTTGCAATGGTGGTAATCAGAATGGACTGTGTGTCTTTTGAAAATTCACCCCCAATTCCCATGAGTGTGCACCTTTCTGTCTCCCCAGTTGGCAGAGCTGTGGTAATGAGGTTGAATTCCAAGGCCGAATTTGTAAACATTCTTTGAGACTTAACGTTTGTACAGGGCTTTCCCATTTTAGGAATGACAGGTGTACATTTCACTTTACTTCAAAGAAGGTAACTGATAACAAAAAGATTAAAGAGACTTGCCCAGATGTCATTGCAAGTTTGGGACAGAACCAAAGTAGAATCTAGGACATGTAATACCTGAAGGGCTATAACCCTCCCCATCCCCATTTATCtttaaaggttttgtttgtttatggcaGTTAAGGCTTATATTATATTGGCTTCCTCGCTCCCCCTTTTTGGTATAACAGTGACAACCCAATGCGTGTTTTAGGACCATTGCTTTGGTTAACGGAGAAGCAGCAGCTAACAGGTGGATGAGgagagaccagttaggaagcCCTTgcgggggggggaggggggcgggggtcCCGATGGCAGATGACGGTGGCTTATTTGGGGTGGTAAGTGTTCACGGTGATAAAGGGACATATTTGAAATGAGTTTCAAAGGTAGAACTGATAGGCTTCCATGATGGGCGTCAAGGATGGATCCCAGGTTGCTGGCATGGTTAACCGGATGCAGAATATCTGCGATGGAACAGATTTGGGGTGGGCGGTATTTCCCAAAGTTTAAAAACACCCAACCAGAACTCCGCCCCGCTGCCACCTGGGTCGTGTCTCGGGGCAAATTTCAATATCTCCCTTTTCGCAActgttttcagaaaataaaaggactAACTGTAGCTGTCAAGTgctaagaataaaaagagaaaagtagcaGGGCAAAGCCGAGTCCCGGGCAGGCCCCACGCTGTCCCCTGCGGACCAACTTTAGGGTCCTGTGGCGCCCAGTCCCAAGTCCAGGAGCCTTTCATTGCGTCTGACACTCACCTTGCTGCTAAGATCCTCCTTGTGTGGGGTCGAATTGTCGGTGGGGATCAGCACAGGGCTGTCCTCTGGGCGCGTCCCTCGGTTGGGCATTTCCACCCACCGCAAGAAACGCAGTATGCTCGGCCCTGAAGGAACCGCGAGCATTAGTCACCGCGCATGCGCGCTTCCAGCCGCGCGCACCCTTTCTTTTCCCGCGAGTTTTACCAACAGCGTCTGCGCGCTCACTTGAACGCATGCGCAGGGCGTGTCTGGCCTGGGGAGGAGTTTCGCGCCTGCGCGTGGCTGCTTAGGGCGTGAGTAAACAGTCTGGTTGCAAAATCTGAGGTTCCTGTACTGGCCTCTAGTGGTTGAGATGCAGAAACGCTCAGGTGGTTTCTTCATGACGTCTTATCTAGTATACTACGAGTTATGTGCGCCCTCCAGTGGTAAATGTAAAGAATAGCCGTGCAATAGAAATAGCTcttaatataatatgtattatctAGGGAAAGATGAAGTTGAGGAACATAGGAGATACTGTGTTGGCAATAGAACTATACAGACTTGGTAAAGTTTTGGTTAACTCGTGGTTAGGGTTGCCGGATAAAATACAGTATGAATTTCAGATGAATTCGTAGTTTTTTAGTATGTCTATGTCCCCTGCAATATTTGCAATATCTCACTTCCGtggaaaaaaatgactaaaacttGGAAATAGGCAAAAGAGATTTATTTACTGGATGTTCTTTCAGTGCTGCTCTGAACTTGACTTTATTATATTGACTTGACTGGGCTGTTTTACAATTCTCTAGGGGCAAAGGTTAACTTTGGTAGAGATTTTGGTTTGGTAgagatgcaaataatttttttggtgTACCAGATACCAACACAGGTTATGATGTATTGTTCTGTAACACATTCGTCAGCTTTGTCTCTAACCCTGCAATTGTGTCCtaacatttctttattaatatatgCCTAGCTTCTCTAATATTCTGTATTGGTTTTAAAGTCTTATCGGTTCCCTCACTAACTAATGAGTTGAATAAAACTTTGacatgtatttgttttatgttcACATTAGAGACATGATTTTAGGTTTTTGAGAATTATACTATATTATTGGAAATCTTAAGGTTCCACAGAGATGCCCAAGTggatttatgtgatgaatcaaaCTGTCTCGCGACAGAAATGTATACATCATGGGTTAAGTCCAGGCATGTTTTTTATTTGCTCTTAGAGAAATCCGAAGtggttatatatttttccttcttaattgatttttagaattttgtttttgtttctgatttgtaTATTCCTGATAGGCTATTCAGGTATAACTTATACATTACTGATGCATTGATAGCAGCAATGATTGGGAGTTTGGTTTTGTGGTCTAACCATTTGGTGGTATCTGTTGGATGATGGACGTCTAGTCTTTCTTGGTAGAGAGGTAgataggtgcagtggctcaaacctgtaatctcaaccacttggggctgaggtgggaggattgcttgaggccaggcgttcaaataaataaataagagaggcGAAAGAGACACCAGTTTGTAAGTCTTTTTGTTTATCGTTTGTGAgctcaaattaattaattacttttgtGTCCActgagagggaaggaggacagCTATTTGAGATGTGGGTTggtgaggttttgtttgtttgttttaacataaaGGCCGCTCAAGCAGAAGAGCTGGtgaatttttgtggtttttgtttacttttgacCTGAGATTGAAGTTGTAAAACAGAAGCAATAACctctctatgtgtctgtgtgtgtctaacTTAGAACAGACTTTATGTCTCCCTGggtgaatataaaatatttccctaCTTCTGGAGTGTATTAATAAATCCCACTATAATATCTCTAATTAAAGGGCCTCTGTTCTGACTAGTTTATAGAGATAAATAAGCACTGATATAAtcccaatatttttaaaagcccaaaatttccaatattttaaatgtgccagatttttaaggaaaagagtTCTTACAAAACCGCTAGtttagaaacattttaagaatCCAAGTTTAGGAAGAAGCTCCAAAGTGAAGTATCACTTCACTTTGTTGTTGTAattgttgttgtcattattgttgttgttttgagacagagtctttctctgttgccccgactggagtgcagtggtacagtctctgctcactgcaacctctgccttctggattcaagctattctcctgcctcagtttcccaagtacctgggattacaagtgtgtgccaccaacccggctgatttttgtatttttgttagagatggggtatggtagtatgttggccaggctggtctcaaaagtCCTGGCTTCCagctatctgcccgcctcagccttccaagatgctgggattataggtgaacTGCCAGGACTGGCTTCCACTTTGTTTAGAGGTAATAGTGAGGCTTATCTGTAAAGCTGAAGAGACTGAGCATCCTAGGATATTGGTCTTCTTTGTGCCCCACCTTCTATTGTAGTAGATGGGGAAGTAAGGTAGGCCGTAGGACCAAGGGGGAGAAGTCAAGGGAGAGTTAATATCACAGTCTAAATAGGTGATTTGTATCAATAATTCTGTCAGAAGGTGACAGGACCTGAGATATTGGACTGATGTTTTCCAACGGGGCTCTAGGATCTGGGAAAGGAACTACTGGATCCTTAACATAAAGTCTTTGCGGGGAGAATGCAGGGAGAATGCTTTGTTGCCCTAGTAACAAAGcacaccaggctggtcttggtctCTCAAGGGAAATGGCAGAGTCTCCAAAGTACTGGTCTAGAGATTAGTAAATCCTTTTTACTTGAGATAAGGCTGGTTCTCAAGCTTTGATTCAAAGCTGTGGAATGTGGACATCAGTCCTCCCTGGCTCTTGCAGCCAACTTCACTTTGGAGCTCTTGTGCAGGGCAGAAACCTAATATGTGGTGAGTGTGGTAGGGTGCAAATTTGAAGATGCACTGACTCTCAGGGTCCTGCAGTAAGTGCTCTTAAAATTTTCTGCCCAGGTGCCTCACGTACCCCTCATCTAAGCATATTGGTCTTCCTTCCAATCCACTGCTCTCCTGCCAGTTGGATTTGAAGATTTCGCTGTTGATAGTTCTGTTTTACAATCTAGAGGTCAGTGTGGTTTGTGAATGACACCAATGAAAGATGCTTTATATGCCGCCCAAGCCTGTTGTGTCTTCACATAGTCTGACAGCTACAAAAAAGGTTAATCGAAATTATCTTGGCTTCTTCTGGAACTCTTCCATATGAGTGCCACTGTCCACCTCTTTCCCAAAGACTGAGGACATGCTTGAAACATTTTGGTCTACATTattgaagaaacaaaattaaatgtaatagtCTGTGATTTAGGTCACAGTACATGGCTGGTcccattaaataaaatagttatgaAATGTTTACTATCAGATGAGTTGCAAATAATGATGAAGCATTTATTGTTACTGAATTTGAATTTAGATGCTTTAAAAACATGTGGAAGTATTTCCACCTGAGTGAAGCAATAGGGACAAATAAAGCCTAACTGATATATTAGTGATAATTGTTTATGTACTCAGATGATGTTTTTCTTCATACAATGCCTTCACTATAATGCAGAGCTCTTCACAGCTCAAGTGTTTTTGCCCTACTTCTGATCGTTAGCAATAATAAAGTTTTACCAAATGATTAATTAATATCTGTTTGTGACCACATGTAACTCTGTGTTGGGGTCTTCACAATTAGGAAAATACTATTGCTACCACAGTGAAAGCAAGCAAGTGAGCTCAGTTCATCCGTGTTTGCTTGTAGGTTCAGTTGTTTTGGTTGTAGAACCATTACCATGCTATGGTTGTTGGCTTGTcctagtaaaacaaaacaaaacaacacatgtTTATGTATCTGAGTTTCCAATTATTTTCTAATGGAAGTTGAGATTAAATTATTAAGGCCATACTTCCTGCTGGTTTCATGTTATAATCATAGGTGTGGCTGCCACTGTGATTGAAGTCCCTTGAAAGAAAGGGGACAGGATGGCTTTTGCAGAAGGAGGAATATACAAAGGGaacagggggaggggaggaattgAAAGGGTAGGAGGGAAGTTGAGCGGTTAGAACTTGGCAGACTTTTGTTCCAAGAACCAGACAATATTATTGTACCACTGGCACTAATATTTGAACTAGTAGTGATTTTACTTAGAGTCAAGTTACTGAAGACAAAACACATGTAGGTAGAGTTCTTTGTGAATTCAAATCAATAACTGGGTTTTTTTCTACAAGGTATATGGTTTAAAGTATCTTAGTTGAACTATTTAGAGAAAGCTTAGTTATCTGGGCTTGAAAATTTTTACCACAAGATTCACAAGAccctggatcttttttttttttccatttattccatTCAGGAATTCTATcattcataaattttattttcttgaaggtcataaaatatttaatgaatttccTAAGCATAGTAACCAGACTAGTATATCCCTTGTTATACACAAGGAAGGTTACCTATTAGAGGAAGAACCAGAAAGGAATCCATAGGAAAAGGATACTCTTGCTAGAAATTAAATCCACCTGAAACCAGCTATCTGAAACCAGTATAatctttgttgctgttgttgctttgtgtttgtttgtttgtttatttattttgagacggagtgttgctccattgcccaggctggagtgcagtggtgtgatctcagctcactgcaacctctgcctcccaggttcaagctattctcgtgcctcagcctcctgagtagctgggattacaggcgtgtgtcaccacgcccagctaattttttgtatttttaatagagacagggtttcaccatattggccaggctgctctcgaactcctgacctcaagtgattcacctgccctggcctcctaaagtgctgggattacaggtgtgagtcaccgcttCTGGCCCAGTATAATCTTTTATAGTCCTTTTTTGGAGTGATAAACTCTCTTAGAATGATAAGGGTTTCTGAACTCTACACTATCTCAATTTTTTCTCTACTGTTTATGCTTTGctgtttttaattctaaaattataattttttataaaaagtgcTCATAAAAAGTTAACCTAATCCCTActgataaacaaaaacaaaatgcaacagTGTCAACAATTATATAACATCCCTTTGATCCCTCTTcaaagtggaatttattccacACCCTAGGATAAGTCAATTCTAGTCTAAAAATGTGGAATTGCAACTTCTAAATCCGAGATAGCCCTAATTCATTGTGTAACTTTGAGCAAATTCCAGGaactctgtgcctccattttcttatctgtaaaataaggctaATAATAACTACCTGAATTATTAGAGTGACATGAAGCTCCCTAAAGGATTACTTAAACATAATTAGGatgaaagaagaaacacaaactaATATTGCATCTCCCTTGGATACGGAATACCCAACCAGAAGTTATTAAACTTCCCTTCTGTAATTGAGGACTCAG contains:
- the ASDURF gene encoding ASNSD1 upstream open reading frame protein isoform X2; its protein translation is MLAVPSGPSILRFLRWVEMPNRGTRPEDSPVLIPTDNSTPHKEDLSSKIKEQKIVVDELSNLKKNRTEQKCYLRAKVYWMN
- the ASNSD1 gene encoding asparagine synthetase domain-containing protein 1 — translated: MCGICCSVNFSAEHFSQDLKEGLLYNLKQRGPNSSKQLFKSDVNYQCLFSGHVLHLRGVLTTQPVEDERGNVFLWNGEIFSGIKVEAEENDTQILFNYLSSCKNESEILSLFSEVQGPWSFIYYQASSHYLWFGRDFFGRRSLLWHFSNLGKSFCLSSVGTQTSGLANQWQEVPASGLFRIDLKSTAISRCIILQLYPWKYISRENIIEENVNSLSQISADLPAFVSVVANEAKLYLEKPVVPLNMMLPQAALETHCSNISNVPPTRETLQVFLTDVHIKEVIQQFIDVLSVAVKKRVLCLPRGENLTANEVSKMCDRKANVAILFSGGIDSMVIATLADRHIPLDEPIDLLNVAFIAEEKTVPTSFNKERNKQKNKCEISSEEFSKDDAAADDDSPDKHVSVPDRITGRAGLKELKAVSPSRIWNFVEINVSMEELQKLRRTRICHLIQPLDTVLDDSIGCAVWFASRGIGWLVAQDGVKSYQSSAKVVLTGIGADEQLAGYSRHRVRFQSHGLEGLNKEIMMELGRISSRNLGRDDRVIGDHGKEARFPFLDENVVSFLNSLPIWEKANLTLPRGIGEKLLLRLAAVELGLTASALLPKRAMQFGSRIAKMEKNNEKASDKCGRLQIISLENLSIEKETKL
- the ASDURF gene encoding ASNSD1 upstream open reading frame protein isoform X1; translation: MLAVPSGPSILRFLRWVEMPNRGTRPEDSPVLIPTDNSTPHKEDLSSKIKEQKIVVDELSNLKKNRKVYRQQQNSNIFFLADRTEMLSESKSILDELKKEYQEIENLEKTKIKK